The Rhodobium gokarnense genome includes a region encoding these proteins:
- a CDS encoding DUF488 domain-containing protein has protein sequence MAINLFTIGYTQSTAERFFSRLTGAGVATLIDIRVSNRSQLAGFARMPDLAFFLEKVSGIAYRYEELLAPPLDLMRAYRAKEFSYPAYAETYRGLLIERGAAEKLDPAAFDRGCLLCSEAKPDTCHRKLAAEFLTERWGEEVAIGHL, from the coding sequence ATGGCAATCAATCTTTTCACCATCGGCTATACGCAATCGACGGCCGAGCGGTTCTTTTCCCGACTGACGGGGGCGGGCGTTGCCACCCTCATCGACATCCGCGTCTCGAACCGCTCGCAGCTTGCCGGCTTTGCCAGGATGCCGGACCTTGCCTTCTTCCTGGAGAAGGTCTCTGGCATCGCCTACCGCTACGAGGAGCTTCTCGCCCCGCCCCTGGACCTGATGCGCGCCTACCGGGCCAAGGAGTTCTCCTATCCGGCCTACGCCGAGACCTATCGCGGCCTCCTCATCGAGCGCGGCGCGGCTGAGAAATTGGACCCCGCCGCCTTCGACCGCGGCTGCCTGCTTTGCAGCGAGGCCAAACCCGACACCTGCCACCGCAAGCTCGCCGCGGAATTTCTGACGGAGCGCTGGGGCGAAGAGGTCGCCATCGGGCATTTGTGA
- the sucD gene encoding succinate--CoA ligase subunit alpha yields the protein MILRKEHKILVQGITGKQGTFWTRAMQDYGANVIGGVNPKKAGTEHLGVPVHASARDAAKAGAFDVALMFIPPMAAKAAAIDACEAGAKLLVCLTEHIPAHDVMEMHAAARASGTRIVGPNTAGLVTPGETFAGIMPAFNTNVFRPGSVGVISRSGSLGTLVSLNLTQNGMGQSVFYGVGGDPMIGTTSREALEMLDADPKTESVVLCGEIGGSAEEDAAEYARTMSKPVVAFIAGRASPPGKKMGHAGAIVSGGQGDYASKRRALEAAGVAVADVPSQLPELLSERLKAVA from the coding sequence ATGATCCTCCGGAAAGAACACAAGATCCTCGTCCAGGGCATCACCGGCAAGCAGGGCACCTTCTGGACCAGGGCAATGCAGGACTACGGCGCCAACGTCATCGGCGGCGTCAATCCGAAGAAGGCGGGCACCGAGCACCTCGGCGTGCCGGTCCATGCCAGCGCGCGCGACGCGGCCAAGGCCGGGGCCTTCGACGTCGCGCTGATGTTCATCCCGCCGATGGCGGCAAAGGCCGCTGCCATCGATGCCTGCGAGGCAGGGGCGAAACTGCTGGTCTGTCTGACCGAGCACATCCCGGCCCATGACGTGATGGAAATGCATGCGGCGGCGCGCGCCAGCGGCACCCGCATCGTCGGGCCGAACACGGCCGGCCTCGTCACGCCGGGCGAGACCTTCGCCGGCATCATGCCGGCCTTCAACACCAATGTGTTCCGGCCCGGCAGCGTCGGCGTCATCTCGCGCTCCGGCAGCCTCGGCACCCTCGTCAGCCTCAACCTCACCCAGAACGGCATGGGCCAGTCGGTGTTCTATGGCGTCGGCGGCGATCCGATGATCGGCACCACCTCGCGCGAGGCGCTGGAAATGCTCGACGCCGACCCGAAAACCGAATCGGTCGTCCTGTGCGGCGAGATCGGCGGCAGCGCGGAGGAGGACGCGGCGGAGTATGCCCGGACCATGTCGAAGCCCGTGGTAGCCTTCATTGCCGGGCGCGCCTCGCCGCCGGGCAAGAAGATGGGCCATGCCGGGGCCATCGTCTCCGGCGGCCAGGGCGACTACGCCTCCAAGCGCCGCGCCCTGGAAGCCGCCGGCGTCGCCGTCGCGGACGTTCCGAGCCAGCTTCCCGAGCTGCTTTCCGAGCGGCTGAAGGCCGTCGCCTGA
- a CDS encoding succinate--CoA ligase subunit beta, giving the protein MNFEEYAAKPLLAKSGLAIPPARLVADSEAAYAAAQAIGPCVVKAQVPTGKRGKAGGIKLAATADEAKAHAKAILGMEIGGFTVEKLLIEGQVPIARELYAAVLNDPKTRGPMVLFSTMGGMDVEEATEKDPTAMRRLPVDITKGLSRDDALSLLDGLDLSGAADKIADSLVALYRAYRKYDADLLEINPLVVTEDGNVVALDCKFVLDDSSAGRHQGLAEFAAAEPQTELEEAAQKAGLRYIELGGSVGVLANGAGLTMTTMDAVTHYGGEPANFLEVGGEAYTKAKDALSILLANPNLRSLLVNFCGAFARTDVMAEGVVNAWKDLNPSIPVFFTIHGTGEDEAIALVKKELGIEPFDLMDDAVRAAVSAAKEKAA; this is encoded by the coding sequence ATGAACTTCGAAGAGTACGCCGCCAAACCGCTCCTGGCGAAGAGCGGGTTGGCGATCCCTCCCGCTCGCCTTGTCGCCGACTCGGAGGCCGCCTACGCGGCTGCCCAAGCGATCGGGCCGTGCGTCGTCAAGGCCCAGGTGCCGACCGGAAAGCGCGGCAAGGCCGGCGGCATCAAGCTCGCAGCCACGGCGGACGAAGCCAAGGCACACGCGAAAGCGATCCTCGGCATGGAGATCGGCGGGTTCACCGTCGAAAAGCTGCTGATCGAGGGCCAGGTGCCGATCGCGCGCGAACTCTATGCCGCCGTCCTCAACGATCCGAAGACGCGCGGGCCGATGGTGCTGTTCTCCACCATGGGCGGCATGGACGTCGAAGAGGCGACCGAAAAGGACCCGACCGCGATGCGCCGGCTCCCGGTCGACATCACCAAGGGCCTTTCGCGCGACGACGCGCTCTCGCTGCTCGACGGCCTCGACCTTTCCGGCGCGGCGGACAAGATCGCGGATAGCCTCGTTGCGCTCTACAGGGCCTATCGGAAGTACGACGCCGATCTCCTGGAGATCAATCCGCTGGTCGTCACCGAGGACGGCAATGTCGTGGCGCTCGACTGCAAGTTCGTGCTCGACGACTCCTCCGCCGGGCGGCACCAGGGGCTGGCGGAATTCGCCGCTGCCGAGCCGCAGACCGAGCTTGAGGAAGCGGCCCAGAAGGCAGGCCTGCGCTATATCGAGCTCGGCGGTTCGGTCGGCGTGCTCGCCAACGGCGCGGGCCTCACCATGACGACCATGGATGCCGTCACCCACTATGGTGGTGAGCCGGCTAATTTCCTGGAAGTCGGCGGCGAGGCCTACACCAAGGCCAAGGACGCGCTGTCGATCCTTCTTGCCAATCCGAACCTGCGCAGCCTGCTCGTCAATTTCTGCGGCGCCTTTGCCCGCACGGACGTGATGGCCGAGGGCGTCGTCAATGCCTGGAAGGACCTCAATCCGTCGATCCCGGTGTTCTTCACGATCCACGGCACCGGCGAGGACGAGGCGATCGCGCTCGTCAAGAAGGAACTCGGCATCGAGCCGTTCGATCTGATGGACGACGCGGTCAGGGCCGCGGTCAGCGCAGCCAAGGAGAAAGCGGCATGA
- the sauS gene encoding acylating sulfoacetaldehyde dehydrogenase, translated as MSQPARNTTEEAPSASEIVAELVARGRAAMEAYENHDQGRVDEAVTALAWSIYKPDHARMLAELAVADTGLGNVPSKIIKNQRKTFGTLRDLLRAKTVGVISEEPEKGLVKYGKPVGVVGAVCPSTNPAATPVNKAMMALKGGNAVIIAPSPAGATTTGKTVDLMRAELAKAGHPEDLVQLLPPPISKEMTQELMNQVDLVVVTGSQNNVKRAMQSGTVAIGVGAGNVPVIIDTTADFDDAAEKICASKIFDNSTSCSSENAVIILDGVYEEAMAALERAGGWRCSASEKESVQNNLWINGKLNRHIIAKDADITAEAMGLPEAAKSKKFFMVEEASIGGKHSFADEKLSLVLTVYRAKDFADAKRIAKDILEVTGKGHSVGIHTRDLDHAREIAADTDVVRVLVNQAHTFGNGGGFNNSLPFTLSMGGGTWAGNTISENLNYRHFINITHLVTTIPEDKPSEEDLFGPYWEKYGA; from the coding sequence ATGTCCCAACCGGCCAGAAACACCACTGAAGAGGCCCCTTCCGCGTCGGAGATTGTGGCGGAGCTCGTCGCCCGCGGCCGTGCGGCGATGGAGGCTTACGAGAATCACGACCAGGGCCGGGTCGACGAGGCGGTCACCGCGCTCGCCTGGTCGATCTACAAGCCGGACCATGCGCGCATGCTGGCCGAACTCGCCGTCGCCGACACCGGGCTCGGCAACGTTCCCTCCAAGATCATCAAGAACCAGCGCAAGACGTTCGGGACCCTGCGAGACCTGCTCAGGGCCAAGACCGTCGGCGTGATCTCCGAGGAGCCGGAAAAGGGTCTCGTCAAATACGGCAAGCCGGTCGGCGTCGTCGGCGCGGTCTGCCCCTCGACCAATCCGGCCGCGACCCCGGTCAACAAGGCGATGATGGCCCTCAAAGGCGGCAACGCCGTCATCATCGCGCCGTCGCCGGCCGGCGCCACGACGACGGGCAAGACGGTCGATTTGATGCGCGCCGAGCTGGCCAAGGCCGGCCACCCGGAAGACCTCGTGCAACTGCTGCCGCCGCCGATCTCCAAGGAGATGACCCAGGAGCTGATGAACCAGGTCGACCTCGTCGTCGTCACCGGCTCCCAGAACAACGTCAAGCGGGCGATGCAGTCGGGCACCGTCGCCATCGGCGTCGGCGCCGGCAACGTGCCGGTCATCATCGATACCACCGCCGATTTCGACGACGCGGCGGAAAAGATCTGTGCCTCCAAGATTTTCGACAACTCCACCTCCTGCTCCTCGGAGAACGCCGTCATCATCCTCGACGGCGTCTATGAGGAGGCGATGGCCGCGCTGGAGCGGGCCGGCGGCTGGCGCTGCAGCGCCTCGGAGAAGGAGAGCGTGCAGAACAATCTCTGGATCAATGGCAAGCTCAACCGGCACATCATCGCCAAGGACGCCGACATCACCGCCGAGGCGATGGGCCTGCCGGAGGCGGCCAAGTCGAAAAAATTCTTCATGGTCGAAGAGGCGTCTATCGGCGGCAAGCACTCCTTTGCCGACGAGAAGCTGTCGCTGGTGCTGACCGTCTACCGGGCAAAGGATTTTGCCGACGCCAAGCGGATCGCCAAGGACATCCTCGAAGTCACCGGCAAGGGCCATTCCGTCGGCATCCACACCAGGGACCTCGACCACGCCCGCGAGATCGCGGCCGACACCGACGTCGTCCGGGTTCTGGTCAACCAGGCGCACACCTTCGGCAATGGCGGCGGCTTCAACAACTCGCTGCCGTTCACGCTCTCGATGGGCGGCGGCACCTGGGCCGGCAACACGATCTCGGAAAACCTCAACTACCGGCATTTCATCAACATCACCCACCTGGTGACGACGATCCCGGAGGACAAACCGTCCGAGGAGGACCTGTTCGGTCCTTACTGGGAAAAATACGGGGCCTGA
- a CDS encoding glycoside hydrolase family 25 protein has protein sequence MPNRFFPVILIALLLAACAGGDVTKNLAPVEQHPVGFVEGIDISKYQGDIDWRTVRKAGIRFAFIKATEGGDVVDDRFDENWRAAKAAGVARGAYHFYYFCRTAEDQVKWFIRNVPKDPDALPPVLDMEWNAHSPSCKKRPPRDKVLAEMRVFLEAAERYYGKKPIIYSSVDFHQDILEGALKEYPFWLRSVAGHPSTKYRSRAWVFWQYTGTGEVDGIDGKVDRNVFNGNAAAWKRWLEKQTDDPTPARPPTRP, from the coding sequence ATGCCGAACCGATTTTTTCCCGTAATCCTCATCGCCCTTCTGCTCGCTGCCTGTGCCGGCGGCGACGTGACGAAGAACCTTGCCCCGGTGGAACAGCACCCGGTCGGGTTCGTCGAGGGCATCGACATCTCCAAATACCAGGGCGACATCGACTGGCGCACGGTCAGGAAGGCGGGCATCCGCTTCGCCTTCATCAAGGCGACGGAGGGCGGCGACGTCGTCGACGATCGCTTCGATGAGAACTGGCGCGCGGCCAAGGCGGCGGGCGTTGCCCGCGGCGCCTACCATTTCTACTATTTCTGCCGTACGGCCGAGGACCAGGTGAAATGGTTCATCCGCAACGTGCCGAAGGACCCGGACGCCCTGCCGCCGGTGCTCGACATGGAGTGGAACGCCCATTCGCCGAGCTGCAAGAAGCGGCCGCCGCGCGACAAGGTGCTGGCCGAGATGCGCGTGTTCCTGGAGGCGGCCGAGCGCTATTACGGCAAGAAGCCGATCATCTATTCCTCGGTCGATTTCCACCAGGATATCCTGGAGGGTGCGCTGAAGGAGTATCCGTTCTGGCTGCGCTCCGTCGCCGGCCATCCGAGCACCAAGTACCGCAGCCGCGCCTGGGTGTTCTGGCAGTACACCGGCACCGGCGAGGTCGACGGCATCGACGGCAAGGTCGACCGCAACGTCTTCAACGGCAACGCCGCCGCCTGGAAACGCTGGCTGGAGAAGCAGACCGACGATCCGACCCCGGCGCGGCCGCCGACCCGGCCCTGA
- a CDS encoding tripartite tricarboxylate transporter substrate binding protein, which produces MTSFFRNTAAAAGFAAVVALAGTAGAAELEKPAGFGNRPLTMIVPFGAGGGSDQLARAMAKAMEEVAGITFQVVNKPGGGGTAAIPDFMLAPPDGYTVLEHIDNAISAYAAGDIRENPAEDWVPLCMTQITFSQIYIRSDEDRFTDWESFSEYAKAHPGDVTMANLGKVGSMELVVMEQLQEALGLKIKQIAFDKPAERYGALIGGHVDVLFEQPGDVRNFLDADQMKPILTFLSERPSAFADTPTHKEVGADFEALTRFRGFWVKAGVPKDRTDFLAAACKAGFETADYQAFNKKKYMHLIDSFRDTEGSIELINNAVASYREMYKKLGIGK; this is translated from the coding sequence ATGACATCATTCTTCAGGAATACCGCCGCTGCCGCCGGTTTCGCGGCCGTTGTCGCACTCGCCGGCACGGCCGGTGCCGCGGAGCTTGAAAAGCCCGCCGGCTTCGGCAACCGCCCGCTGACCATGATCGTGCCGTTCGGCGCCGGCGGCGGCTCCGACCAGCTTGCCCGGGCGATGGCCAAGGCGATGGAAGAGGTCGCCGGCATCACCTTCCAGGTGGTCAACAAGCCGGGCGGCGGCGGCACCGCCGCGATTCCCGACTTCATGCTGGCGCCGCCAGACGGCTACACGGTGCTGGAGCATATCGACAACGCGATTTCGGCCTATGCGGCCGGCGACATCCGCGAGAACCCGGCCGAAGACTGGGTGCCGCTGTGCATGACGCAGATCACCTTCAGCCAGATCTATATCCGCTCCGACGAGGACCGGTTCACGGACTGGGAGAGCTTTTCCGAATACGCCAAGGCGCATCCGGGCGACGTCACCATGGCCAATCTCGGCAAGGTCGGCTCCATGGAGCTGGTCGTCATGGAGCAGCTCCAGGAGGCGCTCGGCCTGAAGATCAAGCAGATCGCCTTCGACAAGCCGGCCGAGCGCTACGGCGCGCTGATCGGCGGCCATGTGGACGTGCTGTTCGAGCAGCCGGGCGACGTGCGCAACTTCCTCGACGCGGACCAGATGAAGCCGATCCTGACCTTCCTTTCCGAGCGTCCGTCGGCCTTCGCCGACACCCCGACGCACAAGGAAGTGGGCGCCGACTTCGAAGCGCTGACCCGCTTCCGCGGCTTCTGGGTCAAGGCGGGCGTTCCCAAGGACCGCACCGACTTCCTCGCCGCCGCCTGCAAGGCCGGCTTTGAGACCGCGGACTACCAGGCCTTCAACAAGAAGAAGTACATGCATCTCATCGACAGCTTCCGCGACACGGAAGGCTCGATCGAGCTGATCAACAACGCGGTCGCCAGCTACCGCGAGATGTACAAGAAGCTCGGCATCGGCAAATAG
- a CDS encoding tripartite tricarboxylate transporter TctB family protein, with protein sequence MVSSSQEDVAGIRGRIDTPVTYIRPILEWIFWVGFAALVYAQTGFFDKTIPEYAFGATGWPRALTIAMIVGATGQFVYQMASIWRGKDLASIDGDDTEPRTNGKTATLGSKLQRLGIFVVPLIYLYLMPRMGFYVATPIFVVVLLLLFEVRSVITIATVTAIVYGLALLVFTRFFYVALPTGRIEAFYDINNAIISIVRAGM encoded by the coding sequence ATGGTCTCCAGTTCACAAGAAGACGTTGCCGGCATTCGCGGACGCATCGACACGCCGGTCACCTATATCCGGCCGATCCTGGAATGGATCTTCTGGGTCGGCTTCGCCGCCCTGGTCTATGCCCAGACCGGCTTTTTCGACAAGACGATCCCGGAATACGCCTTCGGCGCCACCGGCTGGCCGCGGGCGCTCACCATCGCCATGATCGTCGGCGCCACCGGCCAGTTCGTCTACCAGATGGCCTCGATCTGGCGCGGCAAGGACCTCGCCTCCATAGACGGCGACGATACGGAGCCCCGGACGAACGGCAAGACGGCGACGCTCGGCTCCAAGCTGCAGCGCCTCGGCATCTTCGTGGTGCCGCTGATCTATCTCTACCTGATGCCGCGCATGGGCTTTTACGTGGCGACGCCGATCTTCGTCGTCGTGCTTCTGCTGCTCTTTGAGGTGCGCTCGGTGATCACCATCGCCACCGTGACCGCCATCGTCTACGGCCTCGCGCTCCTCGTCTTCACCCGCTTCTTCTACGTGGCGCTGCCGACCGGCCGCATCGAGGCGTTCTACGACATCAACAACGCGATCATCTCGATCGTTCGCGCCGGAATGTAA
- a CDS encoding ATP-binding protein, whose product MEKLRQLIAENEDWLIERVVTYAKAHGYTAYTSTLKEAWRASICGLSDPLLAALEIFDTPPEMPADMDFSRNPIAAFGVEQAQQHRARGITLNLFLGLTKYYRQSYLDLIVAQDFPADQREYYRLFVERFFDLIELGYCTEWCNTSESAKLAEIQEENRRITNEKNKYLTIFESLNDPVILLDDTGAVQNMNYTAHALFIGANDPGAIYYGSERHSALMHQIDALMARAASADGFDMPLETNSGTRHFAVRVQRMLDISEKFLGTVLILNDVTEYRQAREDAEAANRAKSAFLATMSHEIRTPINGVLGMADLLNDTDLTERQRYFLSGLTASGEVLMAVLNDILDYSKIEAGVLELETVDFDLTKVVGQIGELLGTAAEKKGLRLTVSIDPETPVLMRGDPGKIRQVLLNLGNNAVKFTHEGEITIRALPSKGKIQGAEAIRLEVVDTGIGVPAQGNERLFEPFTQQSVSTGRLFGGTGLGLAICKRLVDVMGGEISCRRNAGGGSTFQFTVPALKPAAASLVPTSAAPGWQPEQLSVLLVEDNEINQIVTEGFLSRLGHEIVIAGTGEEALSRIVRGRFDLILMDDRMPGISGVEVVRRIRKLADADKAAMPVIMISASVVRTEVERAFAAGADGFLGKPFSAEDLAEAIARCLAERNSPAKSPAADAGSTEPDDSAAVPPTNGSGFEADADLIDAAVLRGHFEMIGKARAERIVKVFAETTPAALDALSSDVADGAFAEIARRAHSLKSAARNVGLNRLADLAVAVEAAAEARDADTVRGRFEALKTTYVLSLKALKESWHAISAGAESADAKGPSDIFSSAIR is encoded by the coding sequence ATGGAAAAGCTGCGGCAGCTTATCGCCGAGAACGAGGACTGGCTGATCGAGCGCGTCGTCACCTATGCCAAGGCGCACGGCTACACCGCCTATACCTCGACGCTGAAGGAAGCCTGGCGGGCCTCGATCTGCGGCCTTTCGGACCCGCTGCTGGCGGCGCTGGAAATCTTCGACACGCCGCCGGAGATGCCGGCCGACATGGATTTTTCGCGCAACCCGATCGCCGCCTTCGGCGTCGAACAGGCGCAGCAGCACCGGGCCCGCGGCATCACGCTGAACCTCTTCCTCGGCCTCACCAAATATTACCGCCAGAGCTATCTCGACCTGATCGTCGCCCAGGATTTTCCGGCGGACCAGCGGGAGTACTACCGCCTCTTCGTGGAGCGCTTCTTCGACCTCATCGAGCTCGGCTACTGCACCGAGTGGTGCAACACCTCCGAGAGCGCCAAGCTCGCCGAAATCCAGGAAGAGAACCGGCGGATCACCAACGAGAAGAACAAGTATCTGACGATCTTCGAGAGCCTCAACGACCCGGTGATCCTCCTCGACGATACCGGCGCGGTGCAGAACATGAACTACACCGCCCATGCGCTGTTCATCGGCGCCAACGACCCCGGCGCGATCTACTACGGCAGCGAGCGGCACTCCGCGCTGATGCACCAGATCGATGCGCTGATGGCGCGGGCGGCAAGCGCCGACGGCTTCGACATGCCGCTTGAGACCAACAGCGGCACGCGCCACTTCGCCGTCCGCGTCCAGCGCATGCTCGATATCTCGGAGAAATTCCTCGGCACGGTGCTGATCCTCAACGACGTCACCGAATATCGCCAGGCGCGCGAGGATGCAGAAGCCGCGAACCGGGCGAAGTCGGCGTTCCTGGCCACCATGAGCCACGAGATCCGCACGCCGATCAACGGCGTCCTCGGCATGGCGGACCTCCTCAACGACACCGACCTCACCGAGCGCCAGCGCTATTTCCTCAGCGGCCTGACCGCCTCCGGCGAGGTGCTGATGGCGGTGCTCAACGACATCCTCGACTATTCCAAGATCGAGGCCGGCGTGCTGGAACTGGAAACGGTCGATTTCGACCTCACGAAGGTCGTCGGCCAGATCGGCGAACTGCTCGGAACGGCGGCGGAGAAGAAGGGATTGAGGCTGACCGTCAGCATCGATCCGGAAACGCCGGTGCTGATGCGCGGCGATCCGGGCAAGATCCGCCAGGTGCTGCTCAATCTCGGCAACAATGCCGTCAAGTTCACCCATGAGGGCGAGATCACCATCCGGGCCCTGCCCTCCAAGGGCAAGATCCAGGGGGCGGAGGCGATCCGGCTCGAGGTCGTCGATACCGGCATCGGCGTGCCGGCGCAGGGAAACGAACGGCTGTTCGAACCGTTCACCCAGCAGAGCGTTTCCACCGGACGGCTCTTCGGCGGCACCGGCCTCGGGCTCGCCATCTGCAAGCGGCTGGTCGACGTGATGGGCGGCGAGATATCGTGCAGGCGCAATGCCGGTGGTGGCAGCACCTTCCAGTTCACCGTGCCGGCGCTGAAGCCGGCCGCAGCCTCGCTGGTGCCGACCTCCGCGGCGCCGGGCTGGCAGCCTGAGCAACTCAGCGTGCTCCTCGTCGAGGACAACGAGATCAACCAGATCGTCACCGAGGGATTTTTGAGCCGGCTCGGCCACGAGATCGTCATCGCGGGCACCGGCGAGGAGGCGCTGTCGCGGATCGTGCGTGGGCGCTTCGACCTCATCCTGATGGACGACCGCATGCCCGGCATCAGCGGCGTGGAAGTGGTGCGCCGGATCCGCAAGCTCGCCGATGCGGACAAGGCCGCGATGCCGGTGATCATGATCAGCGCCTCGGTCGTGCGGACCGAAGTGGAGCGCGCCTTTGCCGCCGGCGCCGACGGCTTTCTGGGCAAGCCGTTTTCCGCCGAGGACCTTGCCGAGGCGATCGCCCGGTGCCTTGCCGAGCGCAATTCGCCGGCAAAGAGCCCTGCTGCGGATGCCGGATCGACTGAGCCGGACGACAGCGCGGCGGTCCCGCCCACAAACGGTAGCGGCTTCGAGGCTGATGCCGACCTGATCGACGCGGCGGTGCTGCGCGGCCATTTCGAGATGATCGGCAAGGCCCGCGCGGAGCGCATCGTCAAGGTGTTCGCCGAGACAACGCCCGCGGCCCTCGACGCGCTTTCCTCCGACGTTGCCGACGGGGCCTTTGCCGAGATTGCCCGGCGCGCCCATTCGCTGAAGAGCGCGGCCCGCAATGTCGGCCTCAACCGGCTC
- a CDS encoding tripartite tricarboxylate transporter permease, with the protein MEHFIGGTVMLFGDPQAILIFALGLVGGMLFGAIPGVNMLTLGAVLLPFTINMDASHAVMLFSVIYCAGVFGGAITAILFNIPGAPENAPTCFDGYPMTLKGQSGKAIGAAVSCSALGGVASAILMMTATGAIAGWAVRAFGPQEIFALIFFGLAVSASIGAKTLWKGWLSVFVGLIIATIGTDPVGGVPRFNEGSVFGLEYHSYYLSAGIHFIPMILGFFAVSEVITQAMSIAEGTRERPKAGLEFPTLAEFWSVRVTMVRSIFIGFFAGILPGIGATLAAFLGYSQAHRASKNRRNFGKGELEGVVASETANNAATGAAMIPLLALGLPGGALTAMIMGIFQIHGMEPGPLIFINSSDLVWVTFAAMFWANLCIVFLGWLQTKTVVHILRVPFRWLAPGILLLATIGAYALRNLVIDVWVMFLAGIAGYLLRKTGYSAAGIVLGLILGKLGESAFSKSMQLMDYDFLGFFQRPIAAGLLILAVIVIATSIINEIRDTDFQKALMD; encoded by the coding sequence ATGGAACATTTCATCGGCGGCACCGTGATGCTGTTCGGGGATCCCCAGGCGATCCTGATCTTCGCCCTCGGCCTCGTCGGCGGCATGCTGTTCGGCGCCATTCCGGGCGTCAACATGCTGACGCTCGGCGCCGTGCTGCTCCCCTTCACCATCAACATGGACGCATCCCACGCGGTGATGCTGTTCTCCGTCATCTACTGCGCCGGCGTCTTCGGCGGGGCGATTACGGCAATCCTGTTCAACATCCCCGGCGCGCCGGAAAACGCGCCGACCTGTTTCGACGGCTATCCGATGACCCTGAAGGGCCAGTCGGGCAAGGCGATCGGCGCGGCCGTTTCCTGCTCCGCCCTCGGCGGCGTCGCCTCGGCCATCCTGATGATGACGGCGACCGGCGCGATTGCCGGCTGGGCGGTGCGCGCCTTCGGGCCGCAGGAGATTTTCGCGCTCATCTTCTTCGGCCTTGCCGTCTCGGCCTCGATCGGCGCCAAGACGCTGTGGAAGGGCTGGCTGTCGGTGTTCGTCGGCCTGATCATCGCGACCATAGGCACCGACCCGGTCGGCGGCGTGCCGCGCTTCAACGAGGGCTCCGTCTTCGGGCTGGAGTATCACTCCTACTACCTCTCGGCCGGCATCCACTTCATCCCGATGATCCTCGGCTTCTTCGCCGTTTCGGAAGTCATCACCCAGGCGATGAGCATCGCCGAGGGCACGCGCGAGCGGCCGAAGGCGGGTCTGGAATTCCCCACCCTTGCGGAATTCTGGAGCGTGCGCGTCACCATGGTCCGCTCCATCTTCATCGGCTTCTTTGCCGGCATCCTGCCGGGCATCGGGGCGACGCTCGCCGCCTTCCTGGGCTACAGCCAGGCACACCGGGCCTCCAAGAACCGCAGGAATTTCGGCAAGGGCGAGCTTGAGGGCGTGGTTGCTTCGGAGACCGCCAACAATGCCGCGACCGGCGCTGCGATGATCCCGCTCCTTGCCCTCGGCCTGCCGGGCGGCGCGCTCACCGCCATGATCATGGGCATCTTCCAGATCCACGGCATGGAGCCCGGCCCGCTCATCTTCATCAACTCCTCGGACCTCGTCTGGGTCACCTTCGCCGCGATGTTCTGGGCGAACCTGTGCATCGTCTTCCTCGGCTGGCTGCAGACCAAGACCGTCGTCCACATCCTGCGCGTGCCGTTCCGCTGGCTGGCGCCGGGCATCCTCCTGCTCGCCACCATCGGCGCCTACGCGCTCCGCAACCTCGTCATCGACGTGTGGGTGATGTTCCTGGCCGGCATCGCCGGGTACCTGCTCAGGAAGACCGGCTATTCGGCCGCCGGCATCGTCCTTGGCCTGATCCTCGGCAAGCTCGGCGAATCCGCCTTTTCCAAGTCCATGCAACTCATGGACTACGACTTCCTCGGCTTCTTCCAGAGGCCGATCGCGGCCGGGCTCTTGATCCTCGCGGTGATCGTCATCGCCACCAGCATCATCAACGAGATCCGCGACACGGACTTCCAGAAGGCCCTGATGGACTAG